A genomic segment from Drosophila miranda strain MSH22 chromosome 3, D.miranda_PacBio2.1, whole genome shotgun sequence encodes:
- the LOC117185691 gene encoding uncharacterized protein LOC117185691 isoform X5, with translation MENVSDASCSASSLKLQRQQTQIKAKNVLIRSQSSGKLSRNEAESTTTATTTATAKTTKATTRTLKIGAMQQKQLQPPNGVNASNIILLRGTRNENGQIIIQNKQDILTLLNEQQQHQEKAAQAAQASTAITLNQLPTTTTVARKTIVQSSGSSTTSTSSTISIVASSSSSSGVGGKDAVSNTILLQTPINASQLESVLKAQERTKQANGTAQTKLIERPFLLKHATRSLSSESNCDSKSPFVLQTLKRLEKSQSILVIRNSTSGSTSSMAVSPPVNVSASVSSNVLSVTRTSKAAKGMAGALHKLKAAATAAAAAGAGAGAAPSASSTGTTILRLGKSATTLAINGAGGSSKLEAAAAAATATTTSTANKLSNAVTSEQQQQQSTTTQTNVPLGNDGEPIKLPDNLESLPRADSFPSQRHRWNTNEEIAAILISFDKHCEWQSKEVRTRPKSGSLLLYSRKKVRYRRDGYCWKKRKDGKTTREDHMKLKVQGTECIYGCYVHSAILPTFHRRCYWLLQNPDIVLVHYLNVPYPDDNKMAVIAPSITLWGDKKEWTKEELVSQLKPMLSTVNSDDDSDSGNDIEISTAETVESIVCQLMEKQRLSRQAALVKQLDCGCGDSGCADGKTCTHPVMRRTGGIIKSAVATSASEKRLNEGAFNSGTPNVVVASKLYSRWAERPRQRNDGMHLENPHAQFHNATQQLPQESAIKFQIIPPQQQQQQQQQQQTGHGDGSYQQQYRGANQMLAARSNLVMQQQQQQQQQYHQQQQQHLSLQRFVASQSQNSAHLNQHHHRLQIANTTITATARDPSTTVAAAASVASASAAGGGSVLNGMDTELIEIQSHMTANKITSSVSSNGNGSGSNPIASAKQLAAQTNNELNVVNNNDPSNNNFMYNQQQQQLNTSSNSNNTQQQQQHYYKLQQTSATPNSGQLQLQNQTQTQTPALVQPPVEAMCMSPEHRSGSSSSSNNNTASTSSAVNSHNTSPSTAIATTTSMAASISISTSTSGTSSTSSSLQSIIDGNQQQQITTTSTAATCDNLMSANALTELNGGSSSSSNNQATDGHNKSQSQSQSQPQTLSQNGCATFSASSDNSSQISASDESSSFRANNQNNSIHSIHSIHSSHSSSSNSSEDEPQAGNAAETLSFFNETLDLSHEDIQRTLIANMQPYNTAAGEAATTTIEPLATNGSHSSSNSNGKPQEVEKKPSVGQEVEAEPEEDDTDDVFANLDAFDMLVEFPELDLDDKQALNNTALEQGSYLGQSAAQTQQPRKIHNICDFSPEWSYTEGGVKVLVAGPWTSSNGAGAYTVLFDAQPVPTQMVQEGVLRCYCPAHEAGFVTLEVACGGFLVSNSVMFEYKLSLLADAPFDASSSNDCLYKFTLLNRLSTIDDKLQLKTEQEPTTDHTALYLEPNFEEKLVAYCHRLTKHAWSMPSTVASWSVGLRGMTLLHLAAALGYAKLVGAMLNWRAENPHIILETELDALSQDVYGFTPLAWSCVRGHVECSLLLYKWNHNALKIKTQGQQTALDLANLKGHKHLLAQIFRLEKERCRKPHLRGGLANLSMNLGVETEAEESQPQTYNSFDLEILQRKHDGVFLRPGAVHSNQSPPNNGSRYSKRSSIDSGINMDIRSKSGKSLARLHSNFEGHDSYALGVDSPLDTLTGTNCLLSPLRKMDFALWDSDAKVLTLAEHIIAAMPERIKNEADEMMVLGSPLTEPLTSESSALTDSFMDPLLDSLPNTHFDSDFNVDFHDHSYRYHDVSTPCSSLSPASSGPLQSPASYSILGTDPSVSSPSPPPSTKQLTEFLHASSLSQYPFEADFSKLTLTDTEQRELYEAAKCIQKAYRSYKGRQKLEEQNKERTAAIVIQNYYRRYKQYAYYRQMTNAALVIQHGYRSYRKNKRFKKSGLGQGMAGGSDHGSVSSNSQCLSSFYDHYKQDQQQLQQQHEMGSQPSTPKETSPSGPLKRTYSQSTQNQAARKIQQFMRQSRINIWDANLTTLTTERASRKREAGAPTQGGIPSKLAVSRAAGNLGLPRK, from the exons atggaaaatgTGTCCGATGCCAGCTGCAGCGCCTCTTCCCTGAAACTCCAACGGCAGCAAA CTCAAATCAAAGCCAAAAATGTCCTAATCAGATCCCAGAGCAGCGGCAAGCTTAGCAGAAATGAGGCTGAAtccacaacaacagcaacaacaacagcaacagcgaaaACCACAAAAGCCACAACGAGGACTCTCAAGATCGGGGCCATGCAACAGAAGCAGCTACAGCCACCAAATGGAGTCAACGCCAGCAACATCATCCTGCTGCGGGGCACACGCAACGAGAACGGCCAGATCATTATCCAGAACAAGCAGGACATCCTCACCCTGCTcaacgagcagcagcagcaccaggagAAGGCAGCCCAGGCGGCGCAGGCGTCCACAGCCATAACACTCAATCAACTGCCAACGACCACCACAGTGGCCCGCAAGACGATTGTCCAGAGCTCGGggagcagcaccaccagcaccagctcCACCATATCCATcgtggccagcagcagcagcagtagcggTGTTGGTGGCAAGGATGCCGTTAGCAACACGATCCTCCTGCAGACGCCCATCAATGCCAGCCAGCTGGAGAGCGTGCTGAAAGCCCAGGAGCGAACGAAACAGGCGAACGGCACGGCACAGACCAAGCTCATAGAGAGGCCCTTCCTGCTGAAGCAC GCCACGCGAAGCCTCAGCTCGGAGAGCAATTGTGACAGCAAATCGCCGTTCGTGCTGCAGACACTCAAGCGACTGGAGAAATCGCAATCCATTCTGGTCATACGCAACTCCACATCAGGCAGCACTTCCTCAATGGCCGTTTCTCCGCCTGTAAATGTTTCGGCCTCCGTATCATCGAATGTTTTAAGCGTGACACGCACTTCAAAGGCGGCCAAGGGCATGGCAGGTGCGCTGCACAAGCTCAAGGCggccgcaacagcagcagccgcagcgggagcaggagcaggggcaGCACCATCCGCTTCATCGACAGGCACAACCATACTGAGGCTAGGCAAAAGCGCCACCACATTGGCCATTAACGGAGCTGGGGGCAGCAGCAAATTGgaggccgccgccgccgccgcaaCAGCAACCACAACGTCAACAGCAAATAAATTGTCCAACGCGGTGACAtcggaacagcagcagcaacaatcgACAACAACGCAAACGAATGTGCCACTTGGGAACG ATGGCGAACCTATCAAACTACCCGACAATTTGGAGAGCCTGCCAAGAGCTGACAGTTTTCCATCACAGCGTCATCGTTGGAATACAAATGAG GAAATTGCTGCGATTCTTATCAGCTTTGACAAGCACTGCGAGTGGCAGTCCAAGGAGGTCCGAACCAG ACCCAAGAGCGGATCCCTGCTGCTGTACTCGCGGAAGAAGGTGCGCTATCGCCGCGACGGCTATTGCTGGAAGAAGCGCAAGGATGGCAAGACGACGCGCGAGGATCACATGAAACTGAAAGTACAAGGCACGGAG TGCATCTACGGCTGTTATGTACACTCGGCCATATTGCCCACGTTCCATCGCAGATGTTACTGGCTGTTGCAG AATCCGGACATTGTTTTGGTGCACTATCTGAATGTGCCGTATCCGGATGATAATAAAATGGCAGTAATTGCCCCCAGCATCACCCTGTGGGGCGACAAGAAGGAGTGGACCAAGGAGGAGCTGGTTAGCCAGCTCAAGCCGATGC TCTCCACAGTCAACTCCGATGATGACTCCGACTCGGGCAACGACATTGAGATATCG ACGGCCGAGACCGTGGAGTCGATTGTGTGCCAGCTGATGGAGAAGCAGCGCTTGTCCCGCCAGGCGGCCCTCGTCAAGCAGCTCGACTGCGGCTGCGGGGACTCGGGCTGTGCCGACGGCAAGACCTGCACGCATCCCGTGATGCGGCGCACGGGAGGCATCATCAAGTCCGCGGTGGCCACATCGGCCTCAGAGAAGCGACTCAACGAGGGGGCCTTCAACAGCGGCACGCCCAATGTGGTGGTGGCCAGCAAGCTATACTCCCGCTGGGCGGAGCGGCCGCGCCAGCGCAACGATGGCATGCACCTGGAAAACCCGCACGCACAGTTCCACAATGCCACGCAACAGCTGCCCCAGGAATCGGCCATCAAGTTTCAGATCATTCCTCctcaacagcaacagcagcagcaacagcaacagcagacgGGACATGGCGATGGCAGCTATCAGCAGCAATATCGTGGTGCCAATCAGATGCTGGCCGCAAGAAGCAATCTGGtgatgcagcagcaacagcaacagcagcagcaatatcaccagcaacagcagcaacactTGAGTCTGCAACGATTCGTGGCCAGTCAGAGCCAGAATTCGGCTCATTTGAATCAGCATCATCATCGCCTGCAAATTGCCAATACAACAatcacagccacagccagagatCCTTCCAcaacagtagcagcagcagcatcggtagcatcggcatcagcagcaggaggaggctcCGTCTTAAATGGAATGGATACGGAACTAATTGAAATCCAAAGCCACATGACTGCAAACAAAATCACTAGCTCCGTCAGCAGCAATGGAAATGGCAGCGGTAGCAATCCCATTGCCAGTGCCAAGCAATTAGCAGCTCAAACGAACAACGAATTAAATGTCGTAAATAATAACGACCCCAGCAACAATAACTTTATGTACAatcaacaacagcagcaactgaATACttccagcaacagcaacaacacacagcagcagcagcaacattaTTATAAATTGCAACAGACATCAGCAACCCCAAACAGTggccaactccaactccaaaaTCAAACCCAAACACAAACCCCAGCCCTTGTCCAACCCCCTGTTGAGGCCATGTGTATGTCACCTGAGCAtcgcagcggcagcagcagcagcagcaacaacaatacgGCCTCAACGTCTTCCGCTGTCAACAGTCATAACACCTCCCCCTCCACAGCCATAGCCACAACCACGTCCATGGCCGCATCTATATCTATATCCACATCTACGTCCGGCACATCGTCCACCTCGAGTTCCTTACAATCGATTATCGATGGcaatcagcagcaacaaattACAACGACATCGACGGCAGCAACTTGTGATAATTTAATGAGCGCCAATGCGCTCACTGAG CTGAATGgagggagcagcagcagcagcaacaatcaGGCCACAGATGGCCACAACAAGAGTCAATCCCAATCGCAGTCTCAGCCTCAAACTCTGAGCCAAAATGGTTGTGCAACATTCAGTGCTTCCAGTGATAATAGCAGCCAAATTAGCGCCAGCGACGAGAGCAGCAGCTTTCGGGCCAACAATCAGAACAACAGCATACACAGCATCCACAGCATccacagcagccacagcagcagcagtaacaGCAGCGAGGACGAGCCCCAGGCGGGCAATGCTGCCGAGACCCTGAGCTTCTTCAACGAAACCCTGGATCTATCCCATGAGGATATTCAACGTACACTGATAGCCAATATGCAGCCGTACAATACGGCTGCAGGCGAAGCAGCCACGACAACGATAGAACCTTTGGCAACAAACGGCAGCCAcagtagcagcaacagcaacggcaaaCCTCAAGAAGTGGAGAAGAAACCTTCAGTCGGCCAGGAAGTCGAAGCCGAACCTGAGGAGGATGACACAGACGATGTGTTTGCCAACCTGGATGCCTTCGATATGCTCGTGGAGTTCCCCGAGCTGGATCTGGATGATAAGCAGGCCCTGAACAACACGGCCTTGGAGCAGGGCTCCTATCTGGGACAGTCGGCCGCCCAAACGCAGCAGCCCCGCAAGATCCACAATATCTGCGACTTCAGTCCGGAGTGGTCCTACACCGAGGGCGGAGTCAAGGTACTTGTGGCCGGACCCTGGACGAGCAGCAATGGTGCTGGCGCCTACACGGTGCTCTTCGATGCCCAGCCCGTGCCCACGCAGATGGTGCAGGAGGGAGTGCTCCGTTGCTACTGTCCTGCCCACGAGGCGGGCTTTGTGACGCTAGAGGTGGCCTGCGGCGGCTTTCTCGTGTCCAATTCGGTCATGTTCGAGTACAAGCTGTCGCTGCTGGCCGATGCCCCGTTCGATGCGAGCAGCTCGAACGATTGCCTGTACAAATTCACGCTGCTCAATCGCCTCTCGACCATCGATGACAAGTTGCAGCTGAAGACGGAGCAGGAGCCGACG ACGGACCACACGGCTCTCTATCTGGAGCCGAACTTTGAGGAGAAGCTGGTCGCGTACTGCCACAGGCTGACGAAGCATGCCTGGAGCATGCCCAGCACAGTGGCCAGCTGGAGCGTGGGCCTGCGGGGCATGACGCTGCTGCATCTGGCCGCCGCCTTGGGCTATGCCAAGCTGGTGGGCGCCATGCTCAATTGGCGGGCGGAGAATCCACATATCATACTCGAAACGGAGCTGGACGCCCTCAGTCAGGATGTGTACGGTTTCACGCCGCTCGCCTGGTCCTGTGTGCGCGGCCATGTGGAGTGTTCCCTGCTGCTCTACAAGTGGAATCACAATGCACTGAAGATCAAGACGCAGGGCCAGCAAACGGCCCTGGATTTGGCCAACCTTAAGGGGCACAAACATCTCCTGGCCCAGATATTTCGACTGGAGAAGGAGCGCTGCCGCAAGCCGCACTTGCGCGGCGGCCTGGCCAATCTTTCAATGAACCTAGGCGTTGAAACGGAAGCGGAGGAGTCGCAGCCGCAGACCTACAACAGCTTTGACCTGGAGATACTCCAAAGAAAGCACGATGGCGTCTTCCTTAGACCTGGGGCAGTGCATAG CAATCAAAGTCCTcccaacaatggcagcaggTACTCTAAGCGCTCTTCCATAGACAGCGGCATCAACATGGACATACGCAGCAAGTCAGGCAAGTCCCTGGCCAGGCTGCACAG CAACTTTGAGGGGCACGACAGCTATGCATTGGGAGTGGATTCGCCGCTGGATACGCTGACTGGGACCAATTGCCTGCTCTCGCCGCTGCGTAAAATGGATTTCGCCCTGT GGGACTCGGATGCCAAAGTGCTGACCCTGGCCGAACACATTATAGCAGCAATGCCAGAGCGCATCAAA AATGAAGCCGATGAAATGATGGTGCTGGGCAGCCCCTTGACTGAGCCACTGACCTCAGAGTCCTCGGCCCTGACAGACAGCTTTATGGATCCCCTGCTGGACTCGCTGCCCAATACGCATTTCGACAGCGACTTCAACGTCGACTTCCACGACCACAGCTATCGGTACCACGATGTGAGCACTCCTTGCTCCAGCCTGAGTCCCGCCAGCTCGGGGCCGCTGCAGTCGCCGGCCAGCTACTCCATACTGGGCACAGATCCGTCTGTCAGCTCGCCCAGTCCGCCGCCGTCGACCAAGCAGCTGACCGAGTTCCTGCACGCCTCCAGCCTGTCGCAGTATCCGTTCGAGGCGGACTTCTCCAAGCTGACGCTGACCGACACGGAGCAGCGGGAGCTGTACGAGGCGGCCAAGTGCATACAGAAGGCCTACCGCTCGTACAAGGGCCGGCAGAAGCTCGAGGAGCAGAATAAAGAGCGCACTGCCGCCATTGTCATCCAGAACTATTACAGGCGGTACAAGCAGTACGCCTATTACAGGCAGATGACCAACGCCGCCCTGGTCATCCAGCATGGCTATCGTTCCTATCGAAAGAACAAACGCTTCAAGAAGAGCGGCCTGGGCCAGGGCATGGCAGGGGGCAGCGATCACGGCAGCGTCAGCAGCAACTCTCAGTGCCTGTCCAGCTTCTACGACCACTACAAGCAGgatcagcagcagctgcagcagcagcatgagATGGGCTCGCAGCCGAGCACGCCCAAGGAAACCAGTCCCTCGGGTCCTTTGAA ACGAACCTACTCGCAGTCCACCCAGAATCAAGCTGCCAGGAAGATCCAACAGTTCATGAGACAATCACGCATCAA CATTTGGGATGCCAATTTGACGACTTTG actACAGAGAGAGCGAGCCGAAAAAGAGAAGCTGGTGCACCAACGCAGGGCGGAATACCTTCAAAACTTGCAGTATCAAGGGCAGCAGGAAATCTTGGCTTGCCTAGAAAATAA